In the genome of Persephonella sp. KM09-Lau-8, one region contains:
- the thyX gene encoding FAD-dependent thymidylate synthase produces the protein MLITEIFSLEDFRESIPFTAIGARTCYSSGDLNYLLNDPRVVSREDRAKFLSKLGNYKHFSVFGHSFAYKDLSQLPEELLNKYIPATVKNLPKEEKARVLATLIAATKFKSHYNPEYPTVIGVSLRHYLEDMLEKSEEEYFKTFEKMAEFDIPIQPLGQRENTTLIGLLKEYDGYAVFYIDNVSRTMTHQLVRHTALNYSQRSQRYVREDQNLLIIPPSVEEAKISVDGNNLKDNFLSIISYLKEQINSSDAKESLKSQAVERINKFLEEFKNKQDITLKDLFLLTDQLSEAVYDFAVYNGKIKREDARFILPHGRKTTIVVSGTLSWIKDFITKRTDPHAQWEIQKVAKQMKELLNEQGIDV, from the coding sequence ATGCTAATAACAGAGATTTTTTCTTTAGAGGATTTCAGGGAGAGTATTCCTTTTACTGCTATAGGTGCAAGGACATGTTATTCTTCAGGAGATTTAAATTATCTGCTAAACGACCCACGGGTCGTTAGCCGTGAAGACAGGGCAAAATTTTTATCAAAACTTGGAAACTACAAGCATTTCAGTGTTTTTGGGCACTCGTTTGCCTACAAGGACTTATCCCAATTACCTGAAGAATTGCTAAACAAATACATACCGGCAACAGTAAAAAATCTTCCAAAAGAAGAAAAGGCAAGGGTACTTGCCACTTTAATTGCCGCAACGAAATTCAAATCCCATTACAATCCTGAATATCCAACTGTTATAGGAGTTTCTCTAAGACATTATCTTGAAGATATGCTGGAAAAAAGCGAAGAGGAATATTTTAAAACCTTTGAAAAAATGGCAGAATTTGATATACCGATACAGCCCCTTGGACAAAGGGAAAATACCACCCTTATAGGACTGTTAAAAGAATACGACGGCTATGCAGTTTTTTATATAGACAATGTTTCCAGAACAATGACCCATCAGCTTGTAAGACATACAGCATTAAACTATAGCCAGAGAAGTCAGAGGTATGTTCGGGAAGATCAGAATTTACTTATAATTCCTCCATCTGTTGAAGAGGCTAAAATTTCTGTAGATGGGAATAACTTAAAAGATAACTTTTTATCTATTATTTCATACCTGAAAGAGCAGATAAACAGCAGCGACGCAAAAGAAAGCCTGAAATCTCAGGCAGTAGAGCGTATAAATAAATTTTTAGAAGAATTTAAAAATAAGCAGGATATAACCCTCAAAGACCTATTTCTCCTTACAGACCAGCTTTCTGAGGCTGTTTATGATTTTGCTGTTTATAACGGTAAGATAAAAAGAGAAGATGCCAGATTTATACTACCCCACGGAAGAAAAACAACAATAGTTGTTTCTGGAACACTAAGCTGGATAAAAGATTTTATAACAAAAAGAACAGACCCCCATGCCCAGTGGGAAATCCAGAAAGTAGCAAAGCAGATGAAAGAGCTTCTTAATGAGCAGGGGATAGATGTTTAA
- a CDS encoding HDOD domain-containing protein: MENFIFIGRQPILDRKKKIAAYEILYRKSFEDFAQIESDNVATSRVLINIFNNIGIQKLSSGKKTFINVNYDLLFYDIFDFIPTQNIVLEILENTPADETLIKRIKTLKEKGFEFALDDFLITADSVKLLPYVDYVKIDLLQTHGLGLEKTTEFLKKYNKKLIAEKVEDYDTFDRTYHIGFDLFQGYFFAQPMIISHKRFDPYEVTLLNLLKELNTENPSIDKIENIIKADVHMTYNLLKFVNSAYFSLKSKIKNIRHAIMMLGAHNLKIWVLLMLYADAKMGGIDSPLLETALLRGKLLETLTKLKSEDNNLSEMAFLTGVLSLLDVLLGIPKEEVLSDLNIDEEMKKALINEEGYLGEMLKLCYLLEMEKFDELKKNLKEKNISLKDFYKAEEEAIFFVENIKRQVLKGVN; this comes from the coding sequence TAGCAGCTTATGAAATTCTTTATAGAAAAAGTTTTGAAGATTTTGCCCAGATAGAAAGTGATAATGTAGCAACCTCACGGGTGCTTATTAATATTTTCAACAACATTGGTATACAAAAACTCTCTTCTGGAAAGAAAACATTTATAAATGTTAATTATGATTTACTTTTTTATGATATTTTCGATTTTATACCTACTCAGAACATTGTTTTAGAAATATTGGAGAATACTCCTGCTGATGAAACCCTGATTAAAAGAATAAAAACCTTAAAAGAAAAAGGATTTGAATTTGCCCTTGATGATTTCTTAATCACAGCAGATAGCGTTAAACTACTGCCTTATGTAGATTATGTAAAAATAGATCTCCTACAGACACATGGTTTAGGTTTGGAAAAAACAACAGAATTTCTGAAAAAATACAACAAAAAACTAATTGCAGAAAAGGTAGAAGATTATGACACTTTTGATAGAACTTATCATATTGGATTTGATCTGTTCCAGGGTTATTTCTTCGCCCAGCCTATGATAATTTCACACAAAAGGTTTGACCCCTACGAAGTTACACTTCTAAATCTCCTAAAAGAACTTAACACAGAAAACCCATCAATAGACAAAATAGAAAACATAATAAAGGCTGATGTTCATATGACTTATAATCTCCTGAAATTTGTAAACTCGGCTTATTTTTCCCTGAAATCAAAAATTAAAAATATAAGACATGCCATTATGATGCTTGGTGCACATAACCTGAAAATATGGGTATTGTTAATGCTTTATGCAGACGCAAAAATGGGAGGAATAGATAGTCCATTATTGGAAACAGCACTTTTAAGGGGAAAACTATTGGAAACCTTAACAAAACTAAAATCTGAAGATAATAATCTATCAGAGATGGCTTTTTTAACAGGAGTTTTATCTTTGCTGGATGTTCTCCTTGGGATACCTAAAGAAGAGGTTCTCTCAGACCTGAATATAGATGAGGAAATGAAAAAAGCCCTTATTAATGAAGAAGGATATCTGGGAGAAATGCTAAAATTATGTTATCTGCTGGAAATGGAAAAATTTGATGAGCTAAAGAAAAATCTTAAAGAAAAAAATATTAGCCTGAAAGATTTTTATAAGGCTGAAGAGGAAGCAATATTTTTTGTTGAAAATATAAAAAGACAGGTTTTAAAAGGGGTAAATTAA